A single genomic interval of Lathyrus oleraceus cultivar Zhongwan6 chromosome 7, CAAS_Psat_ZW6_1.0, whole genome shotgun sequence harbors:
- the LOC127104132 gene encoding uncharacterized mitochondrial protein AtMg00860-like, producing MISSGGIVVDPSKIDVVLQWENLMSVMEIRSFLGLDGYYRKFIEGLLKLALTLTQLTRKGHAYVWDVHCEESLQELKKKLTSTPILILSNPSEFFVVYYDALKIGLGGWLMHNGQVMAYSSTPLRVQERNYPTYDIELATVVFTLKI from the coding sequence AtgatttctagtggtggtatagttGTGGATCCATCGAAGATAGATGTTGTGTTACAATGGGAGAATCTGATGTCTGTTATGGAGATTAGAAGTTTTCTTGGGTTGGATGGTTACTacaggaagttcattgaaggtCTTTTGAAGTTAGCGTTGACTTtgactcagttgactcgaaagggtcatGCCTACGTTTGGGATGTGCATTGTGAAGAAAGTTTacaagaactcaagaagaagttgacaTCGACTCCAATTTTGATTTTGTCTAATCCAAGTGAATTCTTTGTTGTGTATTATGATGCTTTGAAGATAGGTCTAGGAGGTTGGCTAATGCATAATGGTCAAGTTATGGCTTATTCTTCTACACCGTTGAGAGTTCAGGAAAGGAACTACCCTACATATGATATTGAGTTAGCAACTGTGGTATTCACGTTGAAGATTTAG